In one Janibacter cremeus genomic region, the following are encoded:
- a CDS encoding pyridoxal phosphate-dependent aminotransferase has protein sequence MSPAPSRRSEVAPFEVMDVLARVAAMRAEGREVISLCAGEPSRGAPAAVHAAAARIHTERRSLGYTPALGTASLRSAIAGHYSRWYGLDLDPGEVAVTTGSSGGFVLAFLAAFDHGDRVALARPGYPAYRNILAGLGCEVVDLPTGPVERYQPTVAQLEAAHAEAPLAGLVLASPANPTGTMVDRGELTAIAAWCAAHGVRLVSDEIYHGVTYADPDGPDAKGVCAREVDEHAIVVSSFSKYWGMTGWRLGWLLVPQDLRTAVDALAGNIALCPPAAAQEAAVEAFTEETYAECEAALADFAEAREVLLARAPELGWGDAAPADGAFYYWADLGEALAPFADSREYATALLEETGVALTPGTDFDPVDGRHCVRLSLAAGPEAIGEALERIIAWQRSGR, from the coding sequence CATCTCGCTGTGCGCGGGCGAACCGAGCCGGGGCGCCCCGGCTGCCGTGCACGCCGCGGCGGCCCGGATCCACACCGAGCGACGCTCGCTCGGCTACACGCCCGCGCTGGGGACCGCCTCCCTTCGCTCCGCCATCGCCGGGCACTACTCCCGCTGGTACGGCCTCGACCTCGACCCGGGTGAGGTGGCGGTGACGACGGGCTCGTCCGGCGGGTTCGTGCTGGCCTTCCTCGCCGCCTTCGACCACGGGGACCGCGTCGCGCTCGCCCGCCCCGGCTACCCGGCCTACCGCAACATCCTCGCCGGGCTCGGCTGCGAGGTCGTCGACCTGCCGACCGGCCCGGTCGAGCGCTACCAGCCGACGGTCGCGCAGCTGGAGGCCGCGCACGCCGAGGCGCCCCTGGCCGGGCTCGTCCTCGCCTCCCCGGCCAACCCCACCGGGACCATGGTCGACCGCGGTGAGCTGACGGCGATCGCCGCGTGGTGCGCCGCGCACGGCGTGCGGCTGGTCAGCGACGAGATCTACCACGGGGTCACCTACGCCGACCCCGACGGCCCGGACGCGAAGGGGGTCTGCGCCCGGGAGGTCGACGAGCACGCCATCGTGGTCTCCTCCTTCAGCAAGTACTGGGGGATGACCGGGTGGCGGCTGGGCTGGCTGCTCGTGCCGCAGGACCTGCGCACCGCGGTCGACGCGCTGGCCGGGAACATCGCGCTGTGCCCGCCGGCCGCGGCGCAGGAGGCTGCGGTCGAGGCCTTCACCGAGGAGACCTATGCCGAGTGCGAGGCGGCTCTCGCCGACTTCGCCGAGGCCCGCGAGGTGCTGCTCGCCCGGGCGCCCGAGCTGGGCTGGGGCGACGCGGCACCCGCCGACGGTGCGTTCTACTACTGGGCGGACCTCGGTGAGGCCCTCGCCCCCTTCGCCGACTCGCGCGAGTACGCGACCGCCCTGCTCGAGGAGACCGGTGTCGCGCTCACTCCCGGGACCGACTTCGACCCGGTCGACGGGCGTCACTGCGTGCGCCTGTCCCTCGCCGCCGGTCCCGAGGCGATCGGCGAGGCCCTGGAGCGGATCATCGCCTGGCAGCGCTCGGGCCGGTGA